The following proteins are co-located in the Desulfobacterales bacterium genome:
- a CDS encoding DUF262 domain-containing protein has product MQIYQILDKIDDNQLFVPAFQREYVWRKDDAKKLMSSLIKEYPTGTMLTWETTNPPELKGNVKYDERMGSVKLILDGQQRITTLYMLIRGKIPPYYTKEEIKNDPRKLYVNLETLELEYYKIKKMQNNPLWAELTEIFLGNIKYRHIIKALKSKGDTITDERDDLIYDNFSAIEKICDRDFVEQVIPVHANIREAINIFYIVNASGVNLSDAELALAQISGYWPKARERFKSKLFSMEKEGFVFSLDFIVYVLLGVLHHGGSEMTKLHSPENKERLINAWDQLESQTLDYLINILRQHFFIDHTKEINSVYALVPIIVYTFNKGKNHLTGEEIQKIKKWFYYSQIRQRYVSQLPQKLDKDVGIVVKSEQPFDDLLNIIKLERSLEITSDEFVGRDIRHPLYALMRWYFKSQNAVCFSTGIGIRRNMGEKYMLEWDHIFPYSVLKDNGYNPKNRIHYSLMQEITNRAILTQVANRTKSNLMPEDYLAWVENRFPDALRRQCIPMDKNLWKIDRFRDFLEARRRMLADELNAFLQAITETQETEMEMSVEELISEGESNELEFKSSLRWDYRQGKVNSELEQVVLKTLAAFSNSDGGTLLIGVKDDGELLGLQPDFNSLNGNKDKFELHLRNLINKTFGKVFATNNINIGFYVLDDEEICKIEIKKGEKPQFIEETDRHGKKIKKFYARSGNSSQEFAIDEATEFIKSRFNNS; this is encoded by the coding sequence AGGAACCATGCTGACATGGGAAACAACGAATCCGCCGGAGCTTAAGGGAAATGTTAAGTATGATGAGCGGATGGGATCAGTTAAGCTGATACTTGACGGGCAACAGCGCATCACTACCCTTTATATGCTGATTCGTGGGAAAATTCCGCCTTATTACACCAAGGAAGAAATTAAAAATGATCCCAGGAAACTCTATGTAAATTTGGAAACGCTTGAGCTGGAGTATTATAAAATTAAAAAGATGCAGAACAATCCGTTATGGGCAGAATTAACCGAAATATTTTTAGGAAATATAAAATATCGACATATTATTAAAGCGCTAAAGAGCAAAGGGGATACGATTACAGATGAAAGAGACGATCTTATATATGACAATTTCTCAGCCATAGAGAAAATATGCGATCGCGATTTTGTTGAACAGGTAATACCGGTGCACGCCAATATACGGGAGGCGATTAATATATTTTACATCGTGAATGCCAGCGGGGTTAACCTGAGTGATGCAGAATTAGCCCTCGCACAAATCTCCGGTTATTGGCCAAAGGCAAGAGAGAGATTTAAATCTAAACTGTTTTCCATGGAAAAAGAGGGTTTTGTATTTTCATTGGATTTTATTGTCTATGTTTTATTGGGGGTTCTTCACCACGGAGGATCTGAAATGACCAAACTGCATTCTCCGGAAAACAAAGAGCGGTTAATTAATGCTTGGGATCAACTAGAATCCCAGACCCTTGATTATTTGATTAACATATTGCGACAGCATTTTTTTATCGATCATACAAAGGAGATAAATTCCGTTTATGCCTTGGTGCCGATTATTGTCTATACTTTCAATAAAGGCAAAAATCATCTTACAGGTGAAGAAATCCAAAAAATCAAAAAGTGGTTCTATTATTCTCAAATTCGGCAGCGATATGTAAGCCAGCTACCCCAGAAATTGGACAAGGATGTCGGTATTGTCGTTAAATCAGAGCAACCGTTTGATGATCTCCTGAATATTATTAAGCTTGAACGTTCTCTTGAAATAACCTCGGATGAATTTGTCGGTCGTGATATCAGACATCCGTTATATGCTCTAATGCGGTGGTATTTTAAAAGTCAAAATGCGGTTTGTTTTTCAACAGGCATTGGAATCCGTCGGAATATGGGTGAAAAATATATGCTGGAATGGGATCATATCTTTCCTTATTCGGTGTTGAAGGATAATGGCTATAATCCGAAAAATCGTATTCATTATTCGCTTATGCAGGAAATTACCAATCGGGCCATACTTACGCAAGTTGCAAATCGCACAAAATCCAATTTAATGCCGGAGGACTATCTGGCATGGGTTGAAAACAGGTTTCCGGATGCACTTCGCCGTCAATGCATACCAATGGACAAAAATCTGTGGAAAATTGATAGATTTAGAGACTTTTTAGAGGCAAGGCGGCGCATGCTGGCAGATGAGTTGAATGCTTTTCTTCAAGCAATTACCGAAACCCAAGAAACCGAAATGGAGATGTCCGTTGAAGAACTCATATCAGAGGGCGAAAGTAATGAACTTGAATTTAAATCGTCTTTGCGTTGGGACTATAGGCAAGGCAAAGTCAACTCAGAGCTTGAGCAGGTAGTTTTAAAAACCCTTGCGGCATTCAGCAATTCAGACGGTGGCACGCTTTTAATAGGCGTGAAAGATGATGGGGAGTTATTGGGGCTACAACCGGATTTTAATTCATTAAATGGAAACAAAGATAAATTTGAATTGCATCTGAGAAACCTTATAAACAAAACATTTGGAAAGGTATTTGCCACAAATAATATAAATATTGGTTTTTATGTACTCGATGATGAAGAAATCTGTAAAATTGAAATAAAAAAAGGTGAAAAGCCGCAATTCATAGAAGAAACTGACAGGCATGGCAAAAAAATCAAAAAATTTTATGCCCGAAGCGGCAATTCTTCGCAAGAGTTTGCTATAGATGAAGCAACCGAATTTATTAAATCAAGATTTAATAATAGTTGA
- a CDS encoding DUF2293 domain-containing protein, with protein sequence MAKTEDLKVFISNRESTCDECGEELGRKAWITLDKDKGALCLSCADMDHLVFLPSGDAALTRRAKKHSKLSAVVLKWSRARKRYERQGLIVEEPALDRAETECLADEELRESRRQREAERRENLDREYVKKFAGRIGELYPKCPKKTAMAVAEHACRKHSGRVGRSAAAKEFDEEAVRLAVRAHVRHEETPYDELLLKGFDRLSARMEVEDQVRDVLDRWKGR encoded by the coding sequence ATGGCAAAAACAGAAGATCTGAAGGTTTTTATTTCAAACCGCGAATCAACGTGCGATGAATGCGGGGAGGAGCTGGGTCGAAAGGCATGGATTACTCTGGATAAGGATAAGGGCGCGCTTTGCCTTTCCTGTGCGGATATGGATCATTTGGTGTTCCTGCCTTCCGGGGATGCGGCATTGACGCGCCGTGCCAAGAAGCATTCAAAGTTGTCGGCAGTGGTTCTCAAGTGGAGCAGGGCCAGGAAGCGCTATGAACGCCAGGGGCTTATTGTTGAAGAGCCGGCGCTGGATCGGGCGGAAACCGAGTGTCTGGCCGATGAAGAATTGCGGGAAAGCCGCCGACAGCGTGAGGCGGAGCGGCGGGAAAATCTTGATCGCGAATATGTCAAAAAGTTTGCCGGGCGGATAGGGGAGTTGTATCCCAAGTGTCCGAAAAAGACGGCTATGGCGGTGGCCGAGCATGCCTGTCGCAAGCATAGCGGCCGGGTGGGCCGTTCGGCTGCGGCAAAAGAATTTGACGAAGAAGCCGTGCGGCTGGCGGTGAGGGCGCACGTGCGCCACGAAGAAACGCCGTATGATGAGCTGCTCTTGAAGGGGTTTGATCGACTTTCCGCCCGCATGGAGGTCGAGGATCAGGTGCGGGATGTGCTTGATCGGTGGAAGGGGCGGTGA